The Plasmodium vinckei vinckei genome assembly, chromosome: PVVCY_09 genome includes the window TAAGGGAACGAGAtattcaatatatatattttgttgaGACAAGTGTACATTATAAAGTATAAAATAAGGAGATACACTGACTATTGTTCAGTTTGAAAAGAACTATTATTTCatacacttttttttgcaaaggatattataattatatgaagGATATTAGGAATACAAAACATAAAAGCAAATTCTCTTGTGctcatatatacaaatataatttcttaCCCATTTATCcaatgataaatatttaaaagataataaaaagagaaaatatGATCGTGTAATtctaattaaaaattgtcTTCAGTTTTAAATGGCCTATTAAATAGGTACAATGAAAgaagatgaaaaaatatacattacATAAAACTTTCTTATATTAAAGCAAAATTGTttgcatataaattttctgtatttcaaaaacatataatatatatacgtaCGTGGAGAGATCCAAATTTAGGTCTTTAAAGGCATACTTAAATTTTTGGCTTATAATTAATTGTATCATAAATAAGGCGGTGTgtaaaataacaataaatacaataataataataatataattaaaaaataaaaaaaatgataaaaagcACAAGAAGGAGAATACAaagtgataaaaataataaagagaggaaaaatatatcagcttatttattatttacaaaaagaTGATAATCCTTCAGTGTGTTATCATTATAGCTggttaaattttaaattgcCAAAAAAGgggaaaacaaaaaattatgtattttaaaatatgcgTGTGTAATAAATActctttattatatatattaatatatgcatatatgatactttattttttgataatgcAATTTTGATgataaatgatatatagccatttttcaattttattcaaagcatattattcatgcatatatagTATTTCATGACAGTAAGCATATCTcgctttatatattatcttctaaaattattatttttttagtccctttttttatttcttattatgtaatccatttttttttgaggatatttttttgcgttatttttttgtattggtattatatattacacaTAATCTGTTAtgtaataacaaaaaaatatataaatatttatgtgcACATTTGCATAAGCCTTTTTCAAGCATTGTCTTTGCGagtttccatttttttaaaacacaacgcatatatattacattattatcattatttttattaacttatttgtatatttccATGTGTATAAGTTACTTAAATAGTTCTTTTATTGTACAATAGCTATATATCTGCATGAATACTTGTTTGCaataatttatacatatattttcatatatgcATGGATTTAAATTCTATGAATtaacaatttattatatacgtAATTACACATTCTATATCTTAGGTCTATCCAGGGATACTAATTTATATGCccaatttgtttttatagaTCTTCTATTTTCATGATTTCATTTACCACTTTGTATTTcataaaaagtataaataatataattaaatggTAATATTTGTGACataaatgatattaattaaaatgtgAGACCATATTATATTCGAAAGACATTATCAAAAGGAATGTTTAAGAATGATGCATTcttcagaaaaaaatatatacattatatgGATATAGTGACgcttattaaaaaataaaattaactCCATGGCAAAAAAGGATAAGCAAAATACCGAAATAGACTGCACTTGTTTGGATTTATTTGAGGAAGCTACCAAAGTATATCGTTTTTTGGATTgtgaaataattaaaaagtgTGTAAAAGATGGAACCTTAAAGGAATCGGAtagtatatgcatatatggGAAAGAAAGTTGTGGTAAAACTTTACTACTAACAGAATTATTAGTTGACCTTTCAGCTGTAAAAGAACTTAGAGGAATGAATTGTAAAGTTGCTTTTTTAGACTGTGATTTAAGTTTTAACTATAATAACtatgaaaatatgataaccaaaaagtttgaaaaatatataagcaataataatgtcaacatatatgataaatatgaaaaagatcaattaaaaaaagaattattaGAACGGTCTTTTTCAaatgtttattatatccCTATATTCAATCCGGGGCACCTTTTAGTTATATTAAACAGCTTAAAAAAACTATTAGAGCAGAAAAACTTTATAAAGGCATTATTTATTGATTCAATATCATTTTGGAACTTTtgtaaatatgataaaataaattttttttcaaataataattatgtaaaaagGAATACATTAGAGTTATTAGATTATGCGTTTACTCTTATTTTAAACCTAAAGAAAAGGTAtaagtttttatttttttacactaAATTGTCTAATGAGGATAAGTTTATGGAATATACCATAAATTTGTCGATGAGTGAAAGTAGTATTGAGccacaaaataatataaagacCCCccaagaaaatataaaagaaaataatgcattatttaataaatcaagcacttttaaaaaggaatattttttaataccacacaattttaatgatataattaaaacacATATTTTTCGCAAGAAGGATTTTGCAactaaaaattttttaatagaaaaacctttttttatttttttaattccaaatgaaaaaaaacaatttacatat containing:
- a CDS encoding P-loop containing nucleoside triphosphate hydrolase, putative, with protein sequence MAKKDKQNTEIDCTCLDLFEEATKVYRFLDCEIIKKCVKDGTLKESDSICIYGKESCGKTLLLTELLVDLSAVKELRGMNCKVAFLDCDLSFNYNNYENMITKKFEKYISNNNVNIYDKYEKDQLKKELLERSFSNVYYIPIFNPGHLLVILNSLKKLLEQKNFIKALFIDSISFWNFCKYDKINFFSNNNYVKRNTLELLDYAFTLILNLKKRYKFLFFYTKLSNEDKFMEYTINLSMSESSIEPQNNIKTPQENIKENNALFNKSSTFKKEYFLIPHNFNDIIKTHIFRKKDFATKNFLIEKPFFIFLIPNEKKQFTYIDKKCEHPNLNFLMCLSSEMTNPNKTQYSKFFFRIINSHTIVPL